One Engraulis encrasicolus isolate BLACKSEA-1 chromosome 4, IST_EnEncr_1.0, whole genome shotgun sequence genomic window, AGCGACTGGCCCGCCTGCTTCCAAGCAGGGTTCTTTAGCGATGAGGACAATCAAGAAATGGTGTTAAATAGTTCTATTAAACTCTGATGTTCAGTAAGAAGGCGGAATAGATCTTTTGAAGCACAAGGCCTTATCTAAGTCCCCCGtaagcatgctaacattagctcaCTACTAAGCCAGCAAGCTTGCATCACAGTAGCCTTCAGACCAAACAGTCCCTTACTTATTACATTTACTACTGGATATCACTCGCTGCAGGACTGCTAAAAACACGAAAGGACCACGCAGCAATCGCGCCACTCATCTTGAAAGTGCACAATGTTTCGAATAAAgaaagacatgaaactcaccacATTAATTTCCCTTCCAGCAGATCCAAGATGGCTGTGGGTTCTACAATAGAGAATCCTGGGTGGACACCCTTTCCCCTTTGACCCCATGTCAATTGTCAACATATACATGACCTTAATGCGCATCCTTTCCAAGCGTCTGAGTATGGTGTGGTCTTGTGAAGGATGCTGGGGCTGTCATTCTCTCTGTGAGAATAGGAGTTTACTTATACCTCAGAATAAGAGGATCACATAGCAGGCCTACCTTGCACACAGGGGTTATAACTAGGGTAGTGTTGTGTTGTAGCTGGCTGTGTGTTATTCTTACACAGGATCTGGATTTAGCCTAGGTAGGCTATTGAGGATTGTCTCAAACAACATGCAAGGCATCAAGCCCTCTGACAATTTCTCACTGTGCATGTACAATAAAGCTAGGGCCTACCAGGTGGTCAGTGAAGAAAATAGGTAGAATACTAAATGTATACATATTTTGaaacaaaaaagtgaaagcccatttggaaactacaactcccattgtcattgggacacagcactccacaacacacaacgacattgcatttatgcctcacccgtgcaagggggcagccctcaatggcgcccctagggagcagtgtgacaggacggtaccatgctcagggtacctaacCTCAgttgtggaggaggatgggggagagcagtggttgattactccccccaccaacctggcaggtcgggagttgaaccggcaaccttcgggCGCAGAGTGATTTATCTTCTGTAATTCTACTGTGATATGTTTGATAATATGGTGGATAATAAGGAAGTCGGCCTGACGTGATCCACACTGCAGCAACTGGAGTACCCGTGATCATGGGCTACATCATCAGGCGCAACACATTGTTCAACAGACCAGATTAGTATGGAGATAAAGATATTCCATCATGTTAGAATAGCTTTTACAAGTGCAAAAACATATGCAGCAGTGCAGGCTAATAGTAGTATATGACTTTCCCATTTGCACTCCTCATGTAGAGATCTGAACGGTATTTAATGTGTTGGGGTTTTGTTTCGCTGTATTAGGTGTTTAAAGATTTATATTCTGAAACCTGAACAAATATGGTCTTTAGAGCATAATGGGAATCAAAACAAACAAGatcttttttgtaaaaaaaacacacaaaaaaccagGAAAACCAAAGTCCAGGCAACAATCCTGAATAATCCGTTTTGTGCTCATATGGATTGTTTGTCTCTGCTTTTCAGATAGCTGACATCTGTCTTAAGCATACAGGAGTAATTTTGTTTTCATAGTGATTTGAATTTAAGTTTTACTATGGAGGGCTCCCTCTGTTGGTAACAGTTGTCTCTTAAAAGTCCTAGCTTGCTTTGCAAAGTTTCAATAGTTTACTCACTTAGTGTGTTCTAACCTTGATGATAAATATATTTAAATCCATTCATGCCTAGACCAAATTGcattcaaatggtcaaaacatTAATGAAGCTTGTCCGAATGGCCTCTGGCCAGACcaccaccagttgagaaacagcAGACTTAAAGGTCCAGTGAggaattttagtagtttatttccaaaattgatgatgcccattcacaaatatgcgCTGATAAATTGTTAGAAATTGATGGCGGTAGTGAATGTTCATGAAATAGATGACATTTGTGCATGTTCAACATACATTTTGAAAAGAGACTTGAAATCTTTCCATCTTTTCCACAATCATGAATCTCTTATTTTGCTTCTGAATCCTAAGCATCCTGGGCCATGGATTTCAAGTCTTAACCCTTGGACACATTATTCCAGCATCATTGTTAACCGGTGACAAGGACCCATGTTATATCTTTTTGTCATCCatgttattttcctttttttatcatCAGTCATAACCATAAGCAAAACAAATGCCTTAAATgtgttaagaaaaaaaatctagcTGTGCCCAATGTGTTTGTACAAGTATAGTGTGTCTGGTTTGGGCTTGTGTGTGAGCGAAAGTCAAGCTGGCAGCACATAGTATGCCACACACCTTATCCACATCTTCCCCTTATCAGTTTCCATGGCGGcccttcacacacacccacaggccagATGCCATTGTGAGACACAAGTGTCTGCAGCTAAAAACAGCCCAAGGACCAGTGCTGATAAAGAAAAACTAAAATCCCCTACATTATCTTCTTCTGATATATTGCTCTAATGACTCCATTAGAGATAATGCCACTATTAAACTATTTAAATACAGCAGTGTATCATCAGGGGCATATTAGGGAAGTAGTCAGCCTGAGTGTTGACAGAGATGTTAAATTGTCTTGGCATAGCTGGGATGTAGCGCAGACACCATACATAGACGTATATGCCGTTCTGTTTTTCTTTCGCTACATTGCACAGCTTATATCGAGAGGAAAGCACAAATTCGTAACATATTTCAATGTCTCTTTTCAACCAATGTGTGATTTTCATGACCACACATAGGCCCAGCTTTCTgtactaacaataataataatgtacttGCACCGTGTACAGCATGATCAGGCTAAATAAACGAAGACCAAATGACCACAGAGTCAAACAAGATCAAATTCACAGAGGGACAAATCAAGTATCTTGAAACTTGAGATGTTGTTTCTGCTGCACTGTGTCAAAAACAATGGGAATGTCTGGTTGTCCCTGGATGATCCAACCAAAGGGTTAAATGtcagtatgtgagtatgtgtgtctgtgctgctgCAGCCTTGTGTGGCACAAGTGGAGAGGGCTGTTTGCTGTTGAGGGTCATGCTTTGCACTCATCCGAGGAGCCGGAGCCAAACTAGGAAGACAGGAGCCTCGGTAGACCAAAGAAACATACATCTTGTCAATGAGGGTACAGTGAGAAGACAGTTGTTCTAACCACCTGGCTCAAGGAAAAACCCCTGTGGAGTCTATCTGCACAAGTAACCTTGAAGAAAATTTCCCACATCATGTTTCGAATGAGATgacagcagagaagaggagggggtggacGTGAAAGCCTTAACAGCTTTTTGAAGACCTAAATTTGAATACATTGGATATTAATTGCATTTACATAATTTCAGCAGCAACACAGAGGATTTCATTTTGAGCTGACGACTTTGAGTTACGCCTTCATGTGCATCCGTCATAGAAATCTAGAATTGCACATTTCTTTGATGTGTTAAACCATGCTTGTCAGCGTGTAGTAGAATGGGTAACGTTCTGCGTGGTATTGTGGCCTTCATCCCTACTGAACGCTGCCAGAGGTTTCTGGTGGGCGAACTGAAGGAGCTGCCCCTGGACTGCACGTTGGACCTGAGTTGCCGCCAGCTGAGACACTTTCCAACCAAAGTTTGTGTCTTTGGCGAGCTGCTGAAACTGTACCTGAGTGAAAACCACCTCTACAGCATCCCAGCGGAGCTGTACAGGCTGGGCAAGCTGCAACTGCTGGCCCTGGACTTCAACAGCTTTGAGGACTTCCCCCTGGCTATATGCAACCTGCCCCAGCTCAACATCCTCTACCTGGGCAACAACCGCCTGTCTGACCTGCCCCCGGAGCTGGCCAAGCTGAGGGAGCTCAAGTGCCTGTGGCTGGAGTTCAACTGCTTGGACTCCTTCCCCTCCGTCATCTGCCAGCTCCCCAACCTCAAGACGCTCCACCTGGGCTACAATCAGATCCGCAGCCTGCCCAAAGAGCTGAGTCAGCTGGAGGAGCTCCGCAGCATCTGGCTGGCGGGTAACGCGCTGGAGAAGTTTCCGTCCGTGCTCCTGGGCATGCACTTCCTGGAGGTGATCGACGTGGACCGCAATCTGATCCGAATCTTCCCGTGCCTGACCCACCTGCAGGGACTGAAGGTCATCCTCTACGACCATAACCCCTGTGCCAACGCACCGATGGTGGCTGAGGGGGTGAAGCGAGTCGGCCGCTGGGCAGACTGTgacgacgaagaggaggaggtggtggtggggaaggTGGCAGTGGCGACGGCCGAGTCCTGTGTGGAGGTCACGGAGACAGAAGCACAACAACCAAATGATAATgagacaaaaacagctgagatatCACCTGACTTGAATGAGATTTTGTAGGCCTAGCAATGCAGCAAGCGGGATATAATATCAGACTGTATTTGTCCCTtgaaaatgtaattcataatgcACAATTtacctagggcagtggttcccaaacgtatTCAGCAGGGACCCCATTTTTATGCAACATCCCTTTTGGTCCATGAACCCTCTTCAGTAGCTCCGTAACCCCTCCAAAGAGGTCCCAacccccagcttgggaaccactgacctagggtAACAAAATCTGAAATGTGGCACAACAGGCCACATCACATATATGTTGTGCACAAGAACCAGATCATTTGTTGCCGATAAGTATCTGCTGAAAACAGAGCAAGGAAGTAATCTGACTTGATTTCAATGAATGATTGAAATCTCCCATCACACCTGTGTCCAGTGGTCGAGTTGAAAATCAaaccgggggtggggggggcttgaGACGGCTCGAGATTCACTGGCTTGCTCGCACAGGTCTTCGTATGTTCATGAAAGTTACATCGAGTGTAAATATAGAAGCAATGTCCACATTCATTGTTTAAATGAGGCTACGCTAAAGGGTTGGTGAAGGAATGCCTGTTTTAGAcgaggatgatttttgaccattttcattgaggggggatgtttttttttttttttccagtttcaTTATAGggcctcatccccctacaacatGAGCCCTGCCTGTGTCCAATGATAGTCTTGACAGTGATACAGttcagtagcctagaaatctagacgcccctagcgaccgcaaattgaaagctttttgctgtacgggtctggctcgccgggCTAACAGTTCAGGTCATCTTCAATCATGCATTCAACTGTCAGCAGGGGTGTCGAGTgcagacaggggggacaaaggggacagttgtcccaggcccagggagagaggggccccagaattgggtcctcattacattgtatgtgtattGGAATGggaggccttttcagatgactttgtcctgggcctggccaaagcggtCAGGTTAAgtgctcttaaaaaaaaaaaaaagcctaaccTCATACTAATTGTGCATCAACCACTGAATACAGTTTCAAACAAATCATCTTGATCTTTCtggaaaaatgatgaaattgtaaTATTTCTTTCTGGGACAAATTGTAAAGCAGCCCATCATGATGAACAGACACTTTCACGATCATGGAATGAAAATACGGCCAACCAAATGGCCTGGGATAGCCTACTGTAAAAGACGCttaaaacaacaaataaacaaatgtcaAAAATATATATTGGTGCTTGGTGTCATGTTTCAGTTTCagctttgatttaaaaaaatgttcttcacttgaagagttcagacgcAAAACCCccaaagtgccttttcagaaaataatcttaattcatttttatttaatataaagctctcaaaattgcatactttttattgtatttatgtaatataactatttatatgtattatcaagtacatgaatgtaaaccaaaccaacaacagggttctctaaaaatatagaagtgcaggtcttcagaaatggagttatctgaactcttcacttgctCTGCAGAGCACCAGAGTCGTTCACGGTTAAACCACGTCCCCTAGTGGCTGATGCTGGGAATCACAACTGTGCTATCAAAGCTAAGCTAGTGTTGGGTGCACTCCCTTCTTCAGACACACGTTCAACCATGGGGAAGAAGAGTCGCCCTGGAACTGGACGAAGAACAATCCTACAGCTCTCTCCTCCACCTGGACATCGCACGGGCACATCGGGCGGACGAGAGGACTCAGGATCGGACGGTAAGTACTTTCAAGGGACAAGCATTTGTTGTTATTTTGTATGGAATTATGTAGAAATCTTTGTTGCGTGTCGTTTAGTTTCAAACAGATAAAAAAACAGGCCCAAGGTATATTCGCCAGCAAATTTGCGAGTGCTGCCCCCGCTCAACGCTATTGTTAGCAACCAGCTAGAACTAGTTAGACGCTATGCTGTGCAATGCTAGGCCCCTACAAAAAAAGTTCTATTCGAGTTGTCCTGTCCTTGGATAAGACAAAACCCCCAAAATCGGTACATACATATGGTGACTAAACGCAAACGACGAGTTGTGTTTGTGGTAGACATCCGCCATTTGCAAgctaattaattaaagctgcgtTGGTGTGACGGTTGAAGTCTGCTAGCATGAATTAGCACACGGCCTGTGGGACAAGGCGAAGGTGAATATCAGCATGACTAGAACTATTCGCCTCGAGACTCTACGAGACACTACAATAAAACTATCGTTGATGTAATTTAGCTGCGACGTGGTCACAATTGCAGGTTTATTTATTGATGCACAGACAAATTCTTATTCCCTGTGTAATGTTGTGGTTGTGGGGAATGAGTTGAAGTGACTGGCTAGCTCATTCTGTTGTATGCACTAGCTGTTGTTACTcgaaatattattatattacggGAAACATACCATGGCTCGATATTGCACGCATTTAATAACATTTttgccaaaataaaaatctgaagAATCTGTGTTTGGGAAACTGAACGTACCGGCTGTATTGAGGCCTTGTCACGTATTATTGACGTTTCGTCGGCTAGCTTGAGGGCTAGTTGGACATCAAAGACGCAACTGGGTGTAGCACGCACTCAAAGGTTTGGCTCAGCGTTTTGATTTAATATTGTTTAGTTCTAGACCTATCACCTTTATGTAGATACTTGACGTTTGACAATTGACACAGACACGATAATAATGCTGTAATTTACTGTTGTGCACGGTAGAATTAATAACCTAGGAGGGTAAGGGGATTGATACTCCCAactgagttcgctcccggacgtgcggtcccaggtgtttctatcactccaggacgtgcggtcccacccgattatatttcacgtattatcatatactgccacatacaagcaagttagggttaggtttagggttagggttaaggttagggttaggtttagggttagggttagggttaaggttaaggttagggttagaaacaaaaaactaacatcaacaagataactggctccgtcatatggcggtggtaccgatagtctggctagtgggagcgagatgaaatgggagcgtcctgagatgggagcgtcaatctgggaatAACCTAGGAGCAGCATTCACAGGCCACTAAAATGTCACACTCGCATACGTAAAGGTCTATGGTAGGGAAATGTGGAGGAAGAGTTCTGGCGTTCTTGGCGTTTGGGCGTGTAGAACTATTCACTTGTCTGATAGGTTGATTGCAGACTGATATCACGTTTCTTGGTTAACGCTTCTAATCAGGTGCGTTCACCTCACACAGTTGAACACCTGATGGATGTGATGCGCATCTGCAATGTTTTTCTGAAGCTGCATCTCCATGCGTATAAACACATCGTGCAGAGAACTGCCCATTTGTAAATGTCAGTGTAGGTATAATTGGACGAAAACAGGTCTCAGGCAGCAAACCCTCTCACTTAacatgagctgcatagttgcaatacatgcTTTGCACCTTTTAAGGACAAATAATTAGTGCACTGCGTGGGGAAATTGGTCAAAGCTTGGTGCACAATTATTTCCTTAAAGTTGGAGAGATGTCGCCATTGTTTTGTAAGATGCATGACCCTAGTGTATATTCTCCACCAGATGAGCAAGAAGGTGACGGCCAAGGAGTTTTAAGAGACTACACGAAAGAGATGAAAACACCAGCAGTGAAGGCCACGCGTGAGTAATAAATGTTGAATTTGCCTTTAGGGAGACTGCTGTTGACCAGATGATCTCTCTTTTCTTTGCAATATGTTTAATAAAACGCTCTTCAATTGAGCATTTGTCATATAAAGGAGATGCTTTGAATGTGTGGAATTTGATTTTTAAACTTGACATCCTTTTTAAACAGGATTAAACCACTGTTATTTTCTCTGAGGAACAATAAAAAAATGGAGGACGGCAACCTCCCGGAAACTATAAAAAATGATGTTGAAAACAAGCTGGTACActtcatccttggcccagtctcctttgaagtggaccagcttattTTCAGCTGACTACGGTCCCAGACTGTGTGCACCAAAAAGGCTAGAGCGCTAGTGACCTCCCTTCCTAAGTGTAAAATGATGTCTCCTATCTTCAGAGGGCTTGTCCCTGCTCGGTGCGTATGAGGACAGcgatgaggaggaaggaggggagcCTCAGCCACCGGCACCAAAGGCCAAGCTTAACCAGTCCACAGACATCGACAGCACTTTAGCCAACTTTATGGCTGTGAGTATGATTTGTCACCTGCATTTTACCATTATCCTTGCTTagcattattgttttgtttgtttagagTAGCACCATTTGCCCTGTTTCTTTACTAAGAAGGGTATAAACTACAGATTGTACCATCAAAGATTGTGCCAATTCCTCGTAATGTCTGGTCATCTTAGACTAAGAACCGTTGTGTGACATGGAGTTGCTTATTACGGTAGTCCTAAGAATGGTTTAAGAAACTGTAAGCTTTAAAAAGCTGTTAATGCACCTGGAGAAGCTGACCATTATGTCTGTATGCACTGCTCTGCACCTCATCTCTACTGATTTACAACTTTTCCAGGTGAAACATTTTACCCGACTATGTGCATTGTGCAATGTATAAAGCTTAAGCAATTCTGCAGTTGATTATTACttgacaatgaatgaatgaatgtgattGGATGTTCACAGGAGATTGATGCCATAACAACCCAACCAGGCCAGGCTGATGAGACGGCCCCTGAGGGcggtgcctctgcctctgcctcaacCCCCCCACTCCCCGAAGCCAAAGCAGACCCAGTCGCACACGAACAGAATGGACAGGCCCAAGCCTTCCAGTACGACACGCAGTGTTCCCTTGCCGGAGGTCAGTCCTTGCTCTATGCTGGAGATTGTTTCAGGGTTGGACCTGATGCTGTTTTTTTTACATGAAGCTAAGTGTGACATGATGATTAGGGTGTTATGACTAAAATGAAAAGTTACATTTAAAAAGAAATCTCCAAAATGACCTGTAATAGACAAAGGCCATCGTAAACATTTATTGAAAGTTGTAGTCACTTTTTAAGTTTGGTCCAACAGAGCAATTTCAACAGTGTTGTCcacatgtttattttatttaactaATGTCATATATCATTTCACTAATTATCATGTAGAAACTATC contains:
- the lrrc10 gene encoding leucine-rich repeat-containing protein 10, with the protein product MGNVLRGIVAFIPTERCQRFLVGELKELPLDCTLDLSCRQLRHFPTKVCVFGELLKLYLSENHLYSIPAELYRLGKLQLLALDFNSFEDFPLAICNLPQLNILYLGNNRLSDLPPELAKLRELKCLWLEFNCLDSFPSVICQLPNLKTLHLGYNQIRSLPKELSQLEELRSIWLAGNALEKFPSVLLGMHFLEVIDVDRNLIRIFPCLTHLQGLKVILYDHNPCANAPMVAEGVKRVGRWADCDDEEEEVVVGKVAVATAESCVEVTETEAQQPNDNETKTAEISPDLNEIL